The Virgibacillus dokdonensis genome includes a window with the following:
- the phnE gene encoding phosphonate ABC transporter, permease protein PhnE → MAAYSLPPKQPKSTFKIVRRIVIFLAIVALYVWTFLGIDIDWGRAFERMVNNFSRVIPKLFQPDWSATSEVAAKIWETILIAFAGSLMAAVLAIPLGFLAAQNMTKSKILTTIGKWILSAVRAFPDIILAILFVVAVGPNAFAGVLAIAIGSTGMLGKLYSEVIESIDMQVIEAMEANGANKIQILFYGVIPQIVPEFLSYAIYRFEVDIRASSILGIVGAGGIGTMIIFASSNRNWNEMGLILLAIIIVVTVIDFLSARIRRKIV, encoded by the coding sequence ATGGCTGCGTATTCTTTACCTCCTAAACAACCAAAATCAACCTTTAAAATAGTAAGACGAATCGTTATTTTCTTAGCTATCGTAGCGCTATATGTTTGGACTTTTCTTGGTATCGATATCGATTGGGGAAGAGCTTTTGAGCGAATGGTAAATAACTTCTCACGGGTTATCCCAAAACTGTTTCAACCTGATTGGTCTGCAACAAGCGAAGTTGCTGCAAAAATATGGGAGACCATATTGATTGCTTTTGCCGGCTCCTTGATGGCCGCAGTTTTAGCTATTCCATTAGGATTTTTAGCAGCTCAAAATATGACTAAGAGTAAAATCTTAACTACCATTGGAAAATGGATATTGTCAGCCGTGCGTGCATTCCCTGATATTATTTTGGCAATATTGTTCGTTGTAGCGGTCGGTCCTAACGCTTTTGCTGGTGTGTTAGCTATCGCAATTGGTTCAACAGGTATGCTCGGTAAGCTTTACTCTGAAGTAATTGAATCCATTGATATGCAAGTCATTGAAGCAATGGAGGCAAATGGGGCAAATAAAATTCAAATTTTATTTTACGGAGTTATACCACAAATTGTTCCGGAATTTTTATCCTATGCCATTTATCGATTCGAAGTCGATATTAGAGCTTCATCCATTTTAGGTATTGTTGGAGCTGGAGGTATTGGAACAATGATTATATTTGCTTCCAGCAACAGAAATTGGAATGAAATGGGATTAATTTTACTAGCCATTATTATCGTTGTTACGGTGATTGACTTTCTTTCCGCGCGAATTCGTCGGAAAATAGTATAG
- the phnE gene encoding phosphonate ABC transporter, permease protein PhnE, with product MTEKTPSIYPVKTKLQITIIFFIVIGFYLFSIFWTQREMVGGFGNALGNMYVVIEKFFPPNLEVIPKVWGEMAQTIQMAIIATTLAAILTVPLALLSAQNITTFKPLYLITRTFLNILRTIPDLVLAVIFVGLFGVGLLPGILALFIFSLGILAKLISETIESVDMNPLEAMRASGGNVFQVIYFGLVPQVLPQFTSFVLYVFEINIRASVVLGLVGAGGIGLVLDQQLGFYNYPNAMAIIILIFIVVIIIEFISNKLREALI from the coding sequence ATGACAGAGAAAACACCCTCCATTTATCCTGTAAAAACAAAACTACAAATCACGATCATCTTTTTTATCGTCATTGGTTTTTATTTGTTTAGTATATTTTGGACGCAACGGGAAATGGTCGGTGGCTTCGGCAATGCACTAGGCAATATGTACGTCGTTATTGAAAAGTTTTTTCCACCTAATCTAGAAGTTATTCCAAAGGTTTGGGGAGAAATGGCGCAAACTATCCAAATGGCAATTATAGCTACCACATTAGCAGCAATCCTGACTGTACCTTTAGCACTATTATCTGCCCAAAATATAACGACTTTTAAACCGTTATATCTCATTACAAGAACATTTTTAAATATTCTGCGCACGATCCCAGACTTAGTGCTAGCCGTTATTTTTGTTGGTTTATTCGGTGTCGGCCTGTTACCAGGAATTTTAGCATTATTTATCTTTTCTTTAGGCATACTAGCTAAATTGATTAGTGAAACGATCGAATCTGTTGATATGAATCCACTAGAAGCCATGCGTGCTTCAGGCGGGAATGTTTTTCAAGTTATTTATTTTGGGCTTGTTCCACAAGTTTTACCACAATTCACTTCCTTCGTACTCTATGTATTCGAAATTAACATCCGCGCTTCCGTCGTTTTAGGATTAGTAGGTGCAGGAGGAATTGGCTTAGTTCTGGATCAACAACTCGGTTTTTATAATTATCCTAATGCCATGGCGATTATTATTTTAATTTTTATTGTCGTTATTATCATTGAATTTATTAGCAATAAACTAAGGGAGGCTTTGATCTAA